The segment GAGCAAAGCCCAAATATTTTCGCAGATTCATTTCGGCTTTGGAAATATAAGCTCCCAAAGAAGCTCCACCAATTTTGCCAAAACCTCTCGCCAAAATATAGACAAGACCCAAAAGCCCCATCTTAGGAATTAGTCCCAACTGGAGATGAGCGCCAGCTAAAACAAAAAAAGCAACGTAAATAGGAATGGTTATCGACTGGATAGCCTCAAAAGTCCTCCTACCAGAAAGTGAGAACGTATTTGCCACAGTTATTCCCAAAACCATAGTAGCCAAAATTAGCGAAAAATTGAAGAGACCGGCCAAACCAGTACAGATTAAGATACCTCCCAGAGAATAAGTCAAGATCTCGTTTTTATCATATCTTCTTTTTACAACATAGGACAAAGCCAATCCCAATAAAACTCCCAGAACCACAGCACCTAAGATTCGAAGCAAGGGCCACTCCAAAACACTCTGCAGACTAACTCCCCTGCTCCCACCAATTGAGAACATAGCTAAAGCGCTGGCGAAACCATAAATTATAAGTGCTAAACCGTCATCCAGCCCGACTATAGCCAAAAGGGAAGTAGTTAAAGGTCCCTTCGCTTTAAATTCCTGAAGCACCACCACCGTGCCTGCAGGAGCAGTAGCCACACCAAGAGAGCCGAGAATTAGACTGAGAGCAAGATTATGGGTCAAAAGCCAGACTCCAAAAGTTATTAAAATAAACGTAGCTATAGCCTGTACAAACAGGATAGTGATAATTTTCCCGCCGAGTCTCTTCAATAACCCCCATCTCAATTCATTGCCGATAATAAAAGCAATTATTCCCAGGGCAAAATCGGTAATTATACCCATTCGCTCCAATAAATCGAGCCTAAATACGCCAAAGACAGAAGGTCCCAGAAAAATACCGACTATGAGATAACCCACCACCGCAGGAAATTTCAATCTATTAAGAATCTTACCCCCAATAACTCCCAGAACTAAAACTATGCCAATCAAAAATAGTATATCCATTGAAGGTAACATCCTCTTTTCTATTTCTCAAATTTATTAAAAATATCGATTATCTCAGCAGGGTTTTGGGCTTTAAGAAGCGATTCCCTGAAAGATTCTTCCTTCAATAATCTTGTTAAATGGGCAAGTAACACCAGGTATTCATCAAGTCCAGCCGTCTTGGGAGTCCCCATCAAAAATAACAGTCTCGCTTTCTTCCCATCCAGAGAATCAAACTCAACACCCAGTTCAGACTTGCCGAAGACGATTACAAAGCCGGTAACAGCATCAGTTCTGGCATGAGGAATAGCCACTCCCTCACCTATCCCTGTCGAAGTGAGTTTCTCTCGCTCCAGAACATCTTTGTGGAACATTTCATAGTTGGTTATCTCTTTAGCCTTACGAATGAAACTCCCCAATTCTCTGATTGCTTCATCCTTTCCTGTCGCTTTCAGGTTGAGGCAAATCATCTCCTCTTTTAGGTAATCTGAA is part of the bacterium genome and harbors:
- a CDS encoding cation:proton antiporter; translation: MDILFLIGIVLVLGVIGGKILNRLKFPAVVGYLIVGIFLGPSVFGVFRLDLLERMGIITDFALGIIAFIIGNELRWGLLKRLGGKIITILFVQAIATFILITFGVWLLTHNLALSLILGSLGVATAPAGTVVVLQEFKAKGPLTTSLLAIVGLDDGLALIIYGFASALAMFSIGGSRGVSLQSVLEWPLLRILGAVVLGVLLGLALSYVVKRRYDKNEILTYSLGGILICTGLAGLFNFSLILATMVLGITVANTFSLSGRRTFEAIQSITIPIYVAFFVLAGAHLQLGLIPKMGLLGLVYILARGFGKIGGASLGAYISKAEMNLRKYLGFALLSQAGVAIGLAMIVQREFGIYGELAAITITIITATTIIHEILGPLGVKYAISKAGEIGQG
- a CDS encoding PTS sugar transporter subunit IIA; translation: MRISDYLKEEMICLNLKATGKDEAIRELGSFIRKAKEITNYEMFHKDVLEREKLTSTGIGEGVAIPHARTDAVTGFVIVFGKSELGVEFDSLDGKKARLLFLMGTPKTAGLDEYLVLLAHLTRLLKEESFRESLLKAQNPAEIIDIFNKFEK